The following coding sequences are from one Candidatus Nitrohelix vancouverensis window:
- a CDS encoding DNA gyrase subunit B: MSNTYDSKDIQVLEGLEPVRKRPGMYIGSTTSSGLHHLVWEILDNAVDEALNGHCDQIEITLEDDGGVTIKDNGRGIPIDTFQKSGKSAMEVLFTTLHSGGKFDDDAYKVSGGLHGVGMAVVCALSETLESTSRRDGFEWSQTYSRGKPTGKLVKGKSSRNYGTTIHFKPDPQIFPKIEFAPKLILERVEAKAFLNKGLKIVFNENGQTHTFQYPEGIKDYIRHLLKNQSTLSDDPFYLETENKTMRLETTFMWSSKTDTLILSYANSIRTADGGTHENGFRNGITKALRTYIERRNLLPKGVTGITADDVKEGLTAIINVYLQGDVEFQGQTKGRLNSEITSQVESSVKHSLEQTLHAHSTLGDTIANRVILSAQARLASRLAKDAIHRKTNISHRLNLPGKLSDCATVDRDSAELFICEGDSAGGSSKQARDRKTQAILPIRGKILNVETATLSKTLNNNEIKNIISALGTGIEPKYDYAKLRYGKVIIMTDADVDGAHICALLLTFFYRHMPQLIANGHLYIAQPPLYRIDAGKKVMYAVDDEERDAIVEKLNGAAYEIGRFKGLGEMPSSDLKQTTMDKKNRSLIQVKIRNAEETNQAFVDLMGKDAEPRFKFITERALDVKDLDI, encoded by the coding sequence ATGTCGAACACATACGATTCAAAAGATATTCAGGTTCTCGAAGGTCTCGAACCTGTACGCAAGCGACCGGGCATGTATATCGGCTCCACAACGAGTTCCGGCCTGCATCATCTGGTCTGGGAAATTCTGGACAATGCTGTTGACGAGGCCTTGAACGGACATTGCGACCAGATCGAGATCACTTTGGAAGACGACGGCGGCGTCACCATCAAAGACAACGGGCGCGGCATCCCCATTGACACTTTTCAAAAGTCAGGGAAGAGCGCAATGGAAGTCTTGTTCACCACCCTGCATTCCGGCGGCAAATTCGACGACGACGCCTACAAAGTATCAGGCGGTTTGCATGGCGTGGGTATGGCGGTGGTCTGCGCCTTGTCCGAAACGCTGGAGTCAACGTCGCGTCGCGACGGATTTGAATGGAGCCAAACTTATTCGCGCGGCAAGCCGACTGGAAAACTTGTCAAAGGAAAATCATCGCGCAATTACGGAACGACCATCCACTTCAAACCCGATCCGCAAATATTTCCAAAAATCGAATTCGCGCCCAAACTCATTCTCGAACGCGTGGAGGCCAAGGCATTTCTCAACAAGGGACTGAAAATTGTCTTCAATGAGAACGGTCAAACGCATACCTTCCAATACCCGGAGGGCATCAAGGATTATATCCGGCACCTGCTCAAGAACCAGTCCACGCTTTCGGACGACCCCTTCTATCTTGAAACAGAAAACAAAACCATGCGACTGGAAACCACTTTCATGTGGAGTTCCAAAACAGACACGCTCATTTTGTCTTACGCCAATTCAATACGCACGGCAGACGGCGGAACGCATGAAAATGGCTTCAGGAACGGCATCACCAAAGCCTTGCGAACCTACATTGAAAGAAGAAATCTTCTACCCAAGGGCGTGACCGGAATCACCGCCGACGACGTTAAAGAAGGTTTAACGGCGATCATCAATGTCTACCTGCAAGGCGACGTTGAATTTCAGGGCCAGACTAAAGGACGCTTGAACTCCGAAATCACTTCTCAAGTCGAGTCCTCAGTGAAGCATTCGCTGGAGCAAACGCTTCATGCGCATTCGACGCTCGGCGACACGATTGCAAACCGCGTCATCCTGTCCGCACAGGCCCGACTGGCCTCGCGCCTGGCGAAAGACGCGATTCATAGAAAAACCAACATCTCGCACCGCCTGAATCTTCCCGGAAAACTTTCCGACTGCGCGACAGTGGATCGCGATTCTGCCGAACTGTTCATTTGCGAAGGAGACTCTGCAGGCGGTTCCAGCAAACAGGCTCGAGATCGCAAGACTCAGGCCATCCTGCCCATTCGCGGAAAAATCCTCAATGTCGAAACCGCAACCTTGAGCAAAACGCTGAACAATAACGAAATCAAAAATATTATTTCAGCTCTGGGAACCGGCATCGAACCCAAATACGATTACGCCAAACTCCGCTACGGCAAGGTCATCATCATGACAGACGCCGATGTCGACGGCGCGCACATCTGCGCCCTGCTCCTGACATTCTTCTACCGTCATATGCCGCAGTTGATTGCGAACGGCCATCTCTACATTGCGCAACCGCCCCTCTACCGCATCGACGCGGGTAAAAAGGTGATGTACGCCGTCGACGATGAGGAAAGAGACGCCATCGTTGAAAAACTGAATGGTGCTGCTTACGAAATCGGCCGATTCAAGGGGCTTGGAGAAATGCCCTCTTCCGACCTCAAACAAACCACGATGGATAAAAAGAACCGTTCCTTGATTCAGGTAAAAATCCGTAACGCCGAGGAAACTAATCAGGCCTTTGTCGATTTAATGGGGAAAGACGCCGAACCTCGCTTCAAGTTCATTACAGAACGCGCTCTCGACGTGAAGGACCTCGACATCTGA
- a CDS encoding GspE/PulE family protein gives MALPLPANRKLVGILEIISTQDDKIFDENDLKVARDISPILGQYIHSLDRRKDSTPEEQLHRISQVIHSAKHVDDILIEVKNSILDLFEADVITIYAVDSANNEIYSKVKSGDRIDKIRVPISPVSIAGWVAMSQKSVNIKNVYDAEEIKTYHEDIVFDDSWDKKTGYQTNSMLSCPMLKGTELMGVLQLINKKDGGPFTEADEKNAKIISETLALAFHNYSKYVPETPTKFSYLVNEGIISAEELKEAILKSRKSQIDVENILLNDFKIKRSDLGKSLETFHNLPYFTYSDTVVLPGEVFTGLNKNFLLKNFWTPLQKEGDKITILINSPDKQDTINNIKLIFSRKQIEFKVGLKIDIYDYLNSSLGYDESISTPETEGMSSLLSALKDESGAELESAPDNDESNMISETDSTIVRLVNKILIDAYDRGVSDIHIEPGLNKDPITVRFRKDGECSIYEEIPYLFKHAVLSRIKIMSKLDIAERRMPQDGKIRMKYGPKDIEYRVATCPTVGGNEDAVLRILAASKPIPLDKMNFNDRNYAKLIDKIVKPYGLILVVGPTGSGKTTTLHSALGYINKPGKKIWTAEDPVEITQRGLRQVQMLNKIGLDFARAMKSFLRGDPDVIMVGEMRDAETCSIGLEASLTGHLVFSTLHTNSAPETITRLLDMGMNPLNFADALLLIVAQRLVRTLCKNCKEDYHPSREEFDTLVREYGEKDFQKLGIEYTDDLMLKGPKGCEKCGDSGYAGRTGIHELLEGTNDMKRMVMQQSMVEQLREQAIKDGMTTLKQDGILKIFKGDCDLKQVLAVCIV, from the coding sequence ATGGCTTTGCCTTTGCCCGCAAATAGAAAACTGGTAGGCATTCTGGAAATCATTTCAACCCAGGATGACAAAATTTTTGATGAGAACGATCTGAAAGTCGCGCGCGATATATCCCCGATTCTCGGTCAGTACATTCATTCCCTGGATCGACGGAAAGATTCGACGCCGGAAGAACAGTTGCACCGCATTTCACAGGTGATCCATTCCGCAAAACATGTCGACGATATTCTGATTGAGGTTAAGAACTCTATCCTCGACTTGTTTGAGGCCGACGTCATCACGATTTACGCCGTCGATTCGGCAAATAACGAAATTTATTCCAAAGTTAAATCCGGCGATCGTATCGACAAAATACGGGTTCCCATTTCTCCCGTAAGCATCGCTGGATGGGTGGCGATGAGTCAAAAAAGCGTCAACATCAAAAACGTCTACGACGCTGAAGAAATCAAAACCTATCACGAAGATATTGTTTTCGACGATTCATGGGATAAGAAAACCGGATACCAAACCAATTCCATGCTCTCCTGCCCCATGCTGAAGGGCACGGAACTGATGGGAGTGCTCCAGCTCATTAACAAAAAAGATGGAGGTCCCTTCACAGAAGCGGATGAGAAGAACGCCAAAATCATTTCAGAAACTCTGGCGCTGGCCTTTCACAACTACAGTAAATACGTCCCGGAAACGCCAACCAAGTTCAGTTATCTGGTGAACGAAGGAATCATTTCTGCAGAGGAATTGAAGGAAGCGATTTTAAAATCGAGAAAATCTCAAATCGACGTCGAAAATATTCTATTGAATGATTTTAAAATCAAGCGATCCGACCTCGGTAAATCGCTGGAGACCTTTCACAACCTTCCCTATTTCACATACAGCGATACGGTGGTTTTGCCAGGAGAAGTTTTCACCGGTTTGAACAAAAATTTCCTTCTGAAAAACTTTTGGACTCCGCTTCAAAAGGAAGGCGACAAGATCACTATCCTGATCAACAGCCCGGACAAGCAAGACACCATCAACAACATCAAACTCATCTTTTCCCGCAAACAAATCGAGTTCAAGGTTGGCTTGAAGATCGACATCTACGATTACCTCAATTCCAGCCTGGGCTATGACGAAAGTATTTCGACGCCGGAAACAGAGGGCATGTCTTCTCTGCTTAGCGCACTGAAAGATGAATCCGGAGCGGAACTGGAATCAGCGCCGGACAACGACGAGTCCAATATGATCAGCGAAACGGACAGCACCATCGTCCGACTCGTTAATAAAATACTCATCGACGCTTATGATCGAGGCGTGTCAGACATTCACATTGAGCCGGGACTGAACAAGGATCCCATCACGGTGCGTTTCCGCAAAGATGGTGAATGCTCGATTTACGAAGAAATCCCTTACCTCTTCAAACATGCTGTGTTGTCCCGAATCAAGATCATGTCCAAGCTGGACATTGCCGAGCGCCGCATGCCGCAGGATGGGAAAATTCGCATGAAGTACGGCCCCAAAGATATTGAATACCGCGTCGCCACCTGCCCGACCGTGGGCGGCAACGAGGATGCGGTGCTTCGTATTCTGGCGGCGAGCAAACCGATCCCTCTCGATAAGATGAATTTCAACGATCGTAACTACGCGAAGCTTATTGACAAGATCGTCAAACCTTATGGCTTGATCCTGGTCGTAGGACCCACCGGTTCGGGTAAAACTACAACGCTACACTCGGCGCTTGGCTACATCAACAAACCGGGCAAAAAAATATGGACGGCTGAAGACCCGGTGGAAATCACGCAACGGGGTTTGCGGCAGGTTCAGATGCTCAACAAAATTGGTCTGGACTTTGCGCGCGCCATGAAATCATTTTTACGCGGCGATCCCGACGTCATCATGGTCGGTGAAATGCGCGACGCCGAAACCTGTTCGATCGGTTTGGAAGCGTCCCTGACAGGGCATTTGGTTTTCAGCACCCTGCACACCAACTCGGCGCCGGAAACCATCACCCGACTGCTCGATATGGGAATGAATCCTCTCAATTTCGCCGACGCCTTATTATTGATCGTCGCCCAGCGTCTGGTCCGCACACTCTGCAAGAACTGCAAGGAAGACTATCATCCATCGCGCGAAGAATTCGATACTCTTGTCCGTGAGTACGGCGAAAAGGACTTTCAAAAACTCGGTATCGAGTATACCGACGACCTGATGCTGAAAGGCCCCAAAGGTTGTGAGAAATGCGGCGATAGCGGTTATGCAGGTCGAACAGGTATCCATGAACTGCTGGAAGGAACCAACGATATGAAGCGGATGGTCATGCAACAGAGCATGGTCGAGCAACTGCGCGAACAGGCGATTAAAGACGGCATGACCACCCTGAAACAGG